The genomic window GGGTACATACAGTCCCCCCTATACTATGATTGCCTAGGGGTACATACAGTCCCCCCTATACTATGATTGCCTAGGGATACATACAGTCCCCCCTATACTATGATTGCCTAGGGGTACATACAGTTCCCCCCTATACTATGATTGCCTAGGGGTACATACAGTCCCCCTATACTATGTTTGTTTCATGGTTGGCAGTGCCATACAAGACTAGTAGACGGTAATACCCTACCAcagtatactatattatataatatatatcttttgttacactacactgatgtcttcctccccctctggttttgacctctgactcctccccctctggttttgacctctgtgactcctccccctctggttttgacctctgactcctccccctctggttttgacctctgtgaCTTATCCCATATTTAATTTTATCTGCTTTTATGAATTGATTTATTCTAATAAAGACTTTCTGTATATCTTTACCGaattgtgcaatttctttggtttTTGGTTTGTATTCTAGTTGCACTTTGGAATATTGGTGACAGGACTTTGGATGACGTCACTATCAGACAACCTATAATCACCCTCCAGTCAGACGAACCTTCTGCACAGGCTGTGACATCACCTGCTTATCGCAGACCAACTCAGTGCAGAAACTATGACATCATCAGTAAGTTGGTCTGTGTTTGGCTAATGATGtcacagtctggggagggagtATGATGTCATAATCTGTGCTGGTCTGTTATTGGAGAATGATGTCACACAATCTGTGTAGCTGGTTGGATGATGATGTAATAATTTGTATCCAAACACAGACATTGGCTCCACAAACTGAATCACAATCACAGCTATACAGACTATGACATGTTCATCCCATCCCCCCTACCATTGCCGAGACTATgacctccccatccccctgtcagATTGGGGGTCACCACTCACCCAGACTATGACCTCCCCATCCCCCTGACAGATTGGGGGTCACCACTCACCCAGATGTCGCACTTTCCGGGGAAGAATCGCTCGGGGATGCGGGCAGCGTACAGGGCGGCACCGGTGATGTACAGGGAGGCCATGAGGAGGAGCCAGCCAATCTGCCCCATGGTGGCGGCTTTCAGGAACCCTTCTGAGATGACAAAGTGCAGGGTGGGGATAATGCCGCTGAGACCCAGACCTACAAATACACCTGGGGGGGCGAGAAggaagaggtcacatgaccctacAAATACAAGGAGAAAGCCGACAAGGTACAATGTGCTGCCATCCGGGCACTCACCCGCTCGGACCCCGCGGTACTGGGGGGTGGCAAACAGATCCCACTGCGAGACAATGATGGCGGCGATGCCCAGCACGCAGATGATGATCAAGTAGATGAAACACGGCTGCGGGTTACAGTAAAAGGAGTAGTACAGCCAGGGAACAAAGCTGCCCATGATGAGGAGGGCGATGCCGGAGTAATCCAACCTGCAAAAGAGGCGGAGGTGAGCGGGACGCGTCATCAATACCAGAGCAATGGCCGGTGGGGGGAGCACTGGCCGACACCAGGGAGGGGCACTGGCCGACACCAGGGAGGGGCACTGGCCGACACCAGGGAGGGGTAGGGGGCGCTGGCCGACACCAGGGAGGGGTAGGGGGCGCTGGCCGACACCAGGGAGGGGTAGGGGGCACGGTCATTGGCTGATACCAGGGAGGGGTAGGGGGCACTGGCCGACACCAGGGAGGGGCactggctgataccagggaggGGTAGGGGGCGCTGGCCGACACCAGGGAGGGGTAGGGGGCACGGTCATTGGCTGATACCAGGGAGGGGTAGGGGGCACTGGCCGACACCAGGGAGGGGCactggctgataccagggaggGGTAGGGGGCGCTGGCCGACACCAGGGAGGGGTAGGGGGCACGGTCATTGGCTGATACCAGGGAGGGGTAGGGGGCGCTGGCCGAcaccagggagggggggagggagggggaaagggcCGCTTACTTACTTGGAGAAGACGCGGGACACTCCCTCTGAATGGCAGTACACAGTGTGAAAGAGCCAGGAGAAGGAGAGGCAGAGGATGGCGCCCAGGAAGAAGAGCCCGAACACCACCTTCTCCTGCACCGGGGCAATGAACGCCATGTTGGGCCGGAACATGTAGAAGATGCCAAGGCAAAGGAAGAAGACGCAGCCTGCAAGGAGAGAAGGGGCGGAGTCAGTGTGGGGAGAGCGAGAGAGAGGGGCAGGAGTcagtgtggagagagagagagggaggagtcagtgtggggagagggggaggagtcagtgtggagagagagggggaggagtcagtgtggagagagagggggaggagtcaGTGTGCGGCAGCTCACTCACCCAGCAGGTGGGTCCAGATGTTGCCCGTCTCTGTGTGTATTCTGAAGATGCTCCTGAAGCAGGCCCTGAAAGATGGCATTGGTGGGCGGTGCCCATGCAGCAGGTAATCGTTGTCCTTCAGCCAATCAGGAAGCACGTCGTGAGGAATGACCCGCCACCGGCCCTCCCACACCTACAACAGGAAGATAGAAGATCCCATCAGCCGCCTCCcactgctcatcctgagctgccTGCTGCACGTGATGCAGATTTGAGGAGCCGGGTGAAAGACATTGGGATGAAAGAGGACCCCATGACAGGACTGGTATACGGGGAGAGCTTCCTATATACCAGTCTTACCTTACAGACGAACtcctccaccctctccatggCGTGATGGGCCTGCAGGAGCGGTGTCATCCCCATGAAGCCTTCATCCTCCGCAGCCGCTTCTTCTACTTCGTCACtttcctccggtgtctgtgaagaaggaaaagaaaaaccATCAGTCCATGTGGAGCACAAACCCCGGCAGGGTATAATAGTACCGGAGCGTTATAGGAGTCAGACACACACTGGAGatataatggctgataacaggtaACAATAGCCTGGAAACTGGAGGGAAAAAAGTAggtgtattgtccctttaaatttgAAAAGGAGCCTAAACTAAATATCAGGGCTGacgcggccccccccccccctctcatgtgcTCACACTTCCAGGAACTGTATTAGTGTCCCCAGTAATGTACAGATCACACTGAGCGAGGGAACATTATACAGGACGGACGTCACTACTGGCCGAAAAAATACAACCACAAAGCGAGAGATCACAAAGAGTAAGGAGACGCCACAAACACAGGAGCGAAAGCGACATATATAGGATCATATAGCAGACTGCCCCCATATCATGTGAGGAGAAAACCGCCCTCTACTACAccaaccactataatactgcccctatatacagggatataactactataatgaacaaggatcaagaaacagagtctcgcactcaccggactgaagatgcaagtggtttatttccgatacatcagagtaggctaggcggggagaggggagatggtgaagcaggtgtgttcagcaggagcaacaaaatgtttcacgcctacagaggcgcttcgtcgggctaggaacgttcctagcccgacgaagcgcctctgtaggcgtgaaacattttgttgctcctgctgaacacacctgcttcaccatctcccctctccccacctagcctactctgatgtatcggaaataaaccacttgcatcttcagtccggtgagtgcgagactctgtttcttgatccttgttcatttatcctgccttttttgtctctgcaccgccgctccacggtttggatacagtttgtgtgctatatactccagtcccgggtttcccacattgggtgtaccttgtagttagtgccggccggaactctcaccatacggataactactataatactgctcctatatacaggaatatactactataatactgctcctatatacaggaatataactactataatactgctcctatatacagggatataactactataatactgctcctatatacaggaatatactactataatactgctcctatatacaggaatataactactataatactgctcctatatacagggatataactactataatactgcccctatatacaagaatataactactataatactgctcctatatacaggaatatactactataaaactgctcctatgtacaggaatataactactataatactgctcctatatacagggatataactactataatactgctcccatatacagggatataactactataatactgctccgatatacaggaatataactactataatactgccccctatat from Dendropsophus ebraccatus isolate aDenEbr1 chromosome 1, aDenEbr1.pat, whole genome shotgun sequence includes these protein-coding regions:
- the ADIPOR2 gene encoding adiponectin receptor protein 2 isoform X3, translated to MFPGHNNLLCDAGHPSSIKTPGVGPPHPMNTQEEAGSSVRPESVLRLRRGHMPVTSEGTNSQHELYPDTCALQAEPPPCPAQENTPEESDEVEEAAAEDEGFMGMTPLLQAHHAMERVEEFVCKVWEGRWRVIPHDVLPDWLKDNDYLLHGHRPPMPSFRACFRSIFRIHTETGNIWTHLLGCVFFLCLGIFYMFRPNMAFIAPVQEKVVFGLFFLGAILCLSFSWLFHTVYCHSEGVSRVFSKLDYSGIALLIMGSFVPWLYYSFYCNPQPCFIYLIIICVLGIAAIIVSQWDLFATPQYRGVRAGECPDGSTLYLVGFLLVFVGSCDLFLLAPPGVFVGLGLSGIIPTLHFVISEGFLKAATMGQIGWLLLMASLYITGAALYAARIPERFFPGKCDIWFHSHQLFHIFVVAGAFVHFHGVSNLQEFRFTVGGGCAAQEVL
- the ADIPOR2 gene encoding adiponectin receptor protein 2 isoform X2, producing MIGRREARAHSDLGLSIDRSRGENYKNHSDPACCSVTDLLCDAGHPSSIKTPGVGPPHPMNTQEEAGSSVRPESVLRLRRGHMPVTSEGTNSQHELYPDTCALQAEPPPCPAQENTPEESDEVEEAAAEDEGFMGMTPLLQAHHAMERVEEFVCKVWEGRWRVIPHDVLPDWLKDNDYLLHGHRPPMPSFRACFRSIFRIHTETGNIWTHLLGCVFFLCLGIFYMFRPNMAFIAPVQEKVVFGLFFLGAILCLSFSWLFHTVYCHSEGVSRVFSKLDYSGIALLIMGSFVPWLYYSFYCNPQPCFIYLIIICVLGIAAIIVSQWDLFATPQYRGVRAGVFVGLGLSGIIPTLHFVISEGFLKAATMGQIGWLLLMASLYITGAALYAARIPERFFPGKCDIWFHSHQLFHIFVVAGAFVHFHGVSNLQEFRFTVGGGCAAQEVL
- the ADIPOR2 gene encoding adiponectin receptor protein 2 isoform X4 encodes the protein MNTQEEAGSSVRPESVLRLRRGHMPVTSEGTNSQHELYPDTCALQAEPPPCPAQENTPEESDEVEEAAAEDEGFMGMTPLLQAHHAMERVEEFVCKVWEGRWRVIPHDVLPDWLKDNDYLLHGHRPPMPSFRACFRSIFRIHTETGNIWTHLLGCVFFLCLGIFYMFRPNMAFIAPVQEKVVFGLFFLGAILCLSFSWLFHTVYCHSEGVSRVFSKLDYSGIALLIMGSFVPWLYYSFYCNPQPCFIYLIIICVLGIAAIIVSQWDLFATPQYRGVRAGECPDGSTLYLVGFLLVFVGSCDLFLLAPPGVFVGLGLSGIIPTLHFVISEGFLKAATMGQIGWLLLMASLYITGAALYAARIPERFFPGKCDIWFHSHQLFHIFVVAGAFVHFHGVSNLQEFRFTVGGGCAAQEVL
- the ADIPOR2 gene encoding adiponectin receptor protein 2 isoform X1, with translation MIGRREARAHSDLGLSIDRSRGENYKNHSDPACCSVTDLLCDAGHPSSIKTPGVGPPHPMNTQEEAGSSVRPESVLRLRRGHMPVTSEGTNSQHELYPDTCALQAEPPPCPAQENTPEESDEVEEAAAEDEGFMGMTPLLQAHHAMERVEEFVCKVWEGRWRVIPHDVLPDWLKDNDYLLHGHRPPMPSFRACFRSIFRIHTETGNIWTHLLGCVFFLCLGIFYMFRPNMAFIAPVQEKVVFGLFFLGAILCLSFSWLFHTVYCHSEGVSRVFSKLDYSGIALLIMGSFVPWLYYSFYCNPQPCFIYLIIICVLGIAAIIVSQWDLFATPQYRGVRAGECPDGSTLYLVGFLLVFVGSCDLFLLAPPGVFVGLGLSGIIPTLHFVISEGFLKAATMGQIGWLLLMASLYITGAALYAARIPERFFPGKCDIWFHSHQLFHIFVVAGAFVHFHGVSNLQEFRFTVGGGCAAQEVL